The following is a genomic window from Streptomyces sp. BHT-5-2.
TTCTTCTCGTCCCACAGCGGCCACAGCCAGCCGATGCCGCACAGCGCGCCGTTCAGGCCGCGGCAGAGGTAGCGGACGAAGGTCATGCCGAAGCCCATGGGCTGGCCGGTGGTCTCCTTGATGACCTTGATGCCCAGCGCCTTCTTGCCCGGGGTCTGACCGGTACCGCCTTCCTTCGCCATGAGGAAGAAGCCGCCGCTCACGCCGATCAGCCACGCGATCCCGATGAGGATGAAGAAGATGGCCGGCGTGCTCGACGTCGTGGCCGACTCGTAGGCGTGGTTGAGGCAGCTGTAGTCCCCCGGCGGGCAGCTGGAGGCGGCCGAGCTGGCCGAGCTGCTGGCCGAGCTCGCCGAGCCGGCCGCCACGGCGAAGGCGATGACGTAGAGGATGACCGGCACCAGGCCGACGATGAGGAAGTCGATCAGCAGGGCGCCGACCCGCGCACCCCAGCTCGCGTAACCCGACGGCATCCCCGGCATGCCCGGCTGGCCGTAGGGGGCCGCCGGCTGCTGCGCATAGCCGTAGCCCGGCTGGCCCTGCGGCGGGACCTGGCCCTGCTGGGGGTAGCCGTACGGCTGCTGGGGCTGCTGCGGGGCGCCCTGCTGGGGGTAGCCGTAGCCG
Proteins encoded in this region:
- a CDS encoding RDD family protein, producing MSFGDPNNPYGQPPQAPQGPYGQPPQAPQGPYGQQPPAPPQGGQPGYGYPQQGAPQQPQQPYGYPQQGQVPPQGQPGYGYAQQPAAPYGQPGMPGMPSGYASWGARVGALLIDFLIVGLVPVILYVIAFAVAAGSASSASSSASSAASSCPPGDYSCLNHAYESATTSSTPAIFFILIGIAWLIGVSGGFFLMAKEGGTGQTPGKKALGIKVIKETTGQPMGFGMTFVRYLCRGLNGALCGIGWLWPLWDEKNQTFADKIVGTVVVEAPK